The following are encoded together in the Oceanobacillus zhaokaii genome:
- a CDS encoding adenine phosphoribosyltransferase codes for MDYNQYIEIVKDYPKEGISFKDITPLMNDGKAFKSAVDEIVEFAKEKKIDIVVGPEARGFIVGCPVSYALEVGFAPVRKEGKLPREVIKVDYGLEYGQNVLTIHKDAIKPGQRVLITDDLLATGGTIEATIKLVEQLGGIVVGCAFLVELGYLDGMEKLKDYDVLTLLSY; via the coding sequence ATGGATTATAATCAATATATTGAAATAGTAAAAGACTATCCGAAAGAAGGCATTAGCTTTAAAGATATTACCCCACTAATGAATGATGGAAAGGCATTTAAATCTGCAGTGGATGAAATCGTTGAATTTGCTAAAGAAAAGAAAATTGATATTGTTGTCGGACCTGAGGCGCGTGGATTTATTGTCGGCTGCCCGGTTTCTTATGCACTAGAGGTTGGTTTCGCCCCTGTAAGAAAAGAAGGAAAGCTGCCACGTGAAGTGATTAAGGTAGATTATGGTTTAGAATACGGGCAGAACGTATTAACAATTCATAAGGATGCAATTAAACCTGGACAACGAGTACTAATTACCGATGATTTACTGGCAACAGGTGGTACGATTGAAGCAACGATTAAATTAGTTGAGCAATTAGGCGGTATAGTAGTTGGCTGTGCATTCCTAGTTGAACTTGGCTACCTGGACGGAATGGAAAAACTAAAGGATTATGATGTGCTAACATTACTCAGCTATTAA
- a CDS encoding replication-associated recombination protein A, with the protein MKLKPLAFRMRPAHINEIIGQEHLVGEGKILNRMVQAEQLASMILFGPPGTGKTSMATALAKSLGLRVKMLNAVTDKKKDMEIVVEEAKMMGNIVLILDEVHRLDKAKQDFLLPHLENDLITLIGCTTSNPYHSINPAIRSRCHLFELHALTPDNVKMALVRAINDEEEGYGKQDIIISDEALDHFSTTANGDMRSALNGLELAVSSTPKNQDNQVVIDLETAEECMQKKSFSHDKNGDAHYDVLSAFQKSIRGSDVDAALHYLGRLIEAGDLDSIGRRMVVIAYEDIGLANPQAGPRALAAIQAAERLGFPEARIPLSVSIIELCLSPKSNTAYKALDAALADIRSGKAGEIPQHLKDSHYQGASNLGRGVNYKYPHDYEGGWISQQYLPDSIKNKHYYNPKNSGKFEQAIKQVYEKINKDKANHV; encoded by the coding sequence ATGAAACTAAAACCACTCGCATTTCGAATGAGACCTGCCCATATTAATGAAATCATTGGACAAGAGCATCTTGTTGGCGAAGGGAAAATTTTAAATCGTATGGTACAAGCAGAACAACTTGCTTCCATGATTCTCTTTGGTCCCCCGGGCACTGGAAAGACATCGATGGCAACAGCATTAGCGAAAAGCTTGGGATTACGTGTAAAAATGCTAAACGCCGTGACAGACAAAAAGAAAGATATGGAAATTGTAGTGGAAGAAGCGAAGATGATGGGAAATATTGTACTAATCTTGGATGAAGTCCATCGTTTAGATAAGGCTAAACAAGACTTTCTGCTTCCCCATTTAGAAAATGATTTAATCACTTTAATCGGATGTACAACAAGTAATCCATATCATTCGATTAACCCTGCAATTCGTAGCCGTTGTCATCTCTTTGAGCTACATGCATTAACTCCAGATAATGTAAAAATGGCATTAGTAAGGGCAATCAACGATGAAGAAGAAGGTTACGGCAAACAAGATATAATCATTTCTGATGAAGCGTTGGATCACTTTTCAACTACTGCGAATGGAGATATGCGCTCAGCATTAAATGGCTTAGAACTAGCCGTCTCCTCTACTCCTAAGAATCAAGATAATCAAGTTGTGATTGACCTTGAAACAGCGGAAGAATGTATGCAAAAGAAAAGCTTTTCCCATGATAAAAACGGTGATGCACATTATGATGTCTTATCTGCATTTCAAAAATCAATCCGAGGGAGTGATGTAGATGCTGCGCTCCATTATTTAGGCCGGCTTATTGAGGCAGGAGATTTAGATAGTATTGGAAGAAGGATGGTAGTTATTGCATATGAAGATATTGGTCTTGCAAATCCGCAAGCAGGTCCTCGCGCATTGGCAGCAATACAAGCTGCTGAAAGACTCGGTTTCCCTGAAGCACGAATACCACTAAGTGTTTCAATCATTGAATTATGTCTTTCACCAAAATCAAATACTGCCTATAAAGCGCTCGACGCAGCTTTAGCAGATATCCGCAGTGGTAAGGCTGGCGAAATACCGCAACACCTTAAAGATTCCCACTACCAAGGCGCAAGCAATCTTGGACGCGGGGTCAATTATAAATATCCTCATGATTATGAAGGCGGCTGGATCAGCCAACAATATTTGCCAGACTCTATAAAAAACAAACACTATTATAATCCTAAAAACTCGGGGAAATTTGAGCAAGCTATCAAACAAGTGTATGAAAAAATTAATAAAGATAAAGCCAACCATGTATAA
- the hisS gene encoding histidine--tRNA ligase has translation MSLKAPRGTVDILPKDARKWQYVESKIKSICERFHFEEIRTPLFEHTEVFQRGVGDSTDIVQKEMYTFEDRGGRSLTLRPEGTAAVSRAYVENKLFGEPNQPVKLFYFAQMFRYERPQKGRMRQLNQFGVEVLGSADPAIDAEVIDLAMTSYRALGLKSLKLVINSLGDKESRDNHRRALVEHFTPHKEELCADCQLRLTQNPLRVLDCKKDKDHPAMKTAPSILDYLNEESKEYFAKVKDYLTAMDIEYVVDPNLVRGLDYYNHTAFEIMSEAEGFGAITTLAGGGRYNGLIEELGGPNTPGIGFGMGLERLLMALEAENIEIPIQDRLDCFLVALGDETEREAVRIVHELRANGIQVDKDYQDRKMKGQFKAADRYKAKLVLILGEEEIKKQVVMLKQMDTGEQVEVPLAQLAETVQVKLQGGSEK, from the coding sequence ATGAGTTTAAAAGCGCCAAGAGGTACAGTTGATATATTGCCAAAAGATGCGAGAAAATGGCAATATGTAGAATCGAAAATAAAAAGTATTTGTGAAAGATTTCATTTTGAAGAAATCCGCACACCATTATTTGAACATACAGAGGTATTTCAGCGTGGTGTGGGTGATTCAACTGATATTGTCCAAAAAGAGATGTATACCTTTGAGGATCGTGGTGGAAGAAGCTTAACACTTAGACCAGAAGGAACGGCAGCTGTTTCCAGAGCTTACGTTGAAAATAAGTTATTCGGTGAGCCAAATCAGCCTGTAAAGTTATTTTATTTTGCACAAATGTTTCGTTATGAACGTCCCCAAAAAGGAAGAATGCGGCAGTTAAATCAATTTGGTGTTGAAGTATTAGGAAGTGCGGATCCAGCAATTGATGCAGAAGTGATTGACTTAGCGATGACGAGTTATCGTGCACTGGGACTAAAATCCTTGAAATTAGTTATTAATTCGTTAGGAGATAAGGAAAGTCGAGATAATCACCGCAGGGCGTTAGTCGAACACTTTACTCCTCATAAAGAGGAATTATGTGCCGACTGCCAGTTAAGATTAACACAAAATCCTTTACGTGTATTGGATTGTAAAAAGGATAAAGATCATCCGGCAATGAAAACTGCTCCATCGATTTTAGATTATTTAAATGAGGAATCGAAGGAATATTTTGCAAAGGTGAAGGATTATCTTACTGCAATGGACATTGAATATGTCGTTGATCCTAATTTAGTTCGAGGTCTTGATTACTACAACCATACTGCGTTCGAAATTATGAGTGAGGCAGAAGGTTTCGGTGCAATCACAACGCTTGCTGGTGGCGGGCGCTATAATGGGCTGATTGAAGAGCTGGGAGGTCCGAACACACCTGGAATTGGCTTTGGTATGGGACTTGAGCGATTGCTTATGGCGCTAGAAGCGGAGAATATTGAAATTCCAATACAGGATAGACTTGATTGCTTCCTAGTAGCATTAGGGGATGAAACAGAAAGAGAAGCGGTTAGAATCGTCCATGAATTACGTGCAAATGGTATTCAGGTTGATAAAGATTATCAAGATCGCAAAATGAAAGGCCAATTTAAAGCTGCTGACCGATACAAGGCAAAGCTCGTTCTTATATTAGGTGAGGAAGAAATTAAGAAGCAAGTCGTAATGCTGAAGCAAATGGATACAGGTGAGCAGGTAGAGGTACCTTTAGCACAGTTAGCAGAAACAGTACAAGTAAAACTTCAGGGAGGCAGCGAAAAATGA
- a CDS encoding N-acetylmuramoyl-L-alanine amidase: protein MKLKRYMVLFLSVVMITMLFSHDVQAEKALINEDNLNIRSGPGTAYDTVGQASAGETYPIVQQQKEWVEIQLESGTGWVTSEYITIDGEKAETKAEGTIKSITIQHDNTPLRDGPATSYDIAHLAKKDTKYDVISESGNWYEISNDKQTGYLFKSLLNQKEASGNLSFQNKTIVIDAGHGGHDVGAIGATGTYEKDFAFFTARELEKELSSLGANVLLTRPEDEFISLASRSSYANYEDTDAFVSLHYNSFPEQPTVSGVETYYYYDQYESLASYIQQGIINATNNEDRGSSQGNFYVIRQTLKPAVLVELGFISNKEKEAQLQTTVYQRKLVSGIVEGLGKYFSEQ from the coding sequence TTGAAGTTAAAACGATATATGGTTCTATTTCTTAGTGTGGTCATGATTACAATGTTGTTTTCACATGATGTACAAGCTGAGAAAGCGTTAATTAATGAAGATAATTTAAATATACGTAGTGGTCCCGGAACAGCGTATGATACTGTAGGGCAAGCTAGTGCTGGCGAAACATATCCTATTGTTCAGCAGCAAAAGGAATGGGTAGAAATTCAATTAGAATCTGGAACTGGCTGGGTAACGTCAGAATATATTACGATAGATGGAGAGAAAGCAGAGACGAAGGCAGAGGGCACTATAAAGTCGATTACTATTCAGCATGATAACACCCCGTTACGGGATGGTCCTGCAACATCATACGATATTGCCCATCTAGCAAAAAAAGACACAAAATATGATGTTATTTCTGAATCAGGTAATTGGTATGAAATAAGCAATGATAAACAAACAGGATATTTATTCAAATCCTTGCTTAATCAGAAAGAAGCTTCAGGGAACCTAAGTTTTCAGAACAAAACGATCGTCATTGATGCAGGTCATGGAGGTCACGATGTCGGTGCAATCGGAGCAACTGGAACTTATGAAAAAGATTTTGCTTTTTTTACAGCCAGAGAATTAGAAAAAGAGCTTTCCTCTCTTGGCGCAAATGTCCTGTTAACGAGGCCAGAGGATGAATTTATTTCCCTTGCTAGTCGATCAAGCTATGCAAACTACGAAGATACAGACGCTTTTGTTAGCCTTCATTATAATAGCTTCCCTGAGCAACCTACCGTATCTGGAGTGGAAACCTATTATTATTATGATCAGTACGAGAGTCTTGCATCTTATATTCAACAAGGAATAATAAATGCCACAAACAATGAAGATCGCGGGTCAAGTCAAGGCAATTTTTATGTAATTAGACAGACACTGAAGCCAGCAGTATTGGTTGAACTAGGATTTATCTCCAATAAAGAGAAGGAAGCTCAACTGCAAACTACTGTATATCAAAGGAAATTAGTATCTGGCATTGTTGAAGGATTAGGAAAATATTTCTCTGAGCAATAA
- a CDS encoding RsfA family transcriptional regulator, producing the protein MVKVRQDAWSHEDDLLLAETVLRHIREGSTQLNAFEEVGDKLNRTSAACGFRWNAEVRMKYDSAIDLAKRQRKEKKRAIAKQAQKTRNPIISLPPTSTYEEYSETEEQSTLIIEETAPAISMDMVIQFLHEVKKDYYASNQSKVSLESAHKENMLLKEEINKLEKKLSETETQLSTIQEDYQAFIQIMDRARKMTVLDDQGTMKAPTFRMDKNGNLQQLAQGSN; encoded by the coding sequence TTGGTAAAAGTTAGACAAGATGCATGGTCACACGAAGATGACTTATTATTAGCAGAAACAGTTTTGCGCCATATTCGCGAAGGTAGTACACAATTGAATGCATTCGAGGAAGTTGGGGACAAATTAAATCGTACCTCTGCTGCTTGTGGATTTCGTTGGAATGCCGAGGTCAGGATGAAGTATGATAGTGCAATTGATTTAGCAAAAAGACAACGAAAAGAAAAGAAACGTGCAATTGCAAAACAAGCACAGAAAACAAGGAATCCTATCATTTCGCTGCCACCTACATCTACTTACGAGGAATATAGCGAAACAGAGGAGCAAAGTACGTTAATAATTGAAGAGACAGCACCAGCGATCTCAATGGATATGGTAATTCAGTTTTTACATGAGGTAAAGAAAGACTACTATGCTTCCAATCAATCAAAAGTATCATTAGAAAGTGCCCATAAAGAGAATATGTTATTAAAAGAAGAAATTAACAAGCTAGAAAAAAAATTATCAGAAACAGAAACACAACTCTCTACAATTCAAGAAGATTATCAAGCGTTTATTCAAATTATGGACCGTGCTAGAAAAATGACGGTGCTTGATGATCAAGGAACAATGAAAGCACCAACATTCCGTATGGATAAAAACGGTAACTTACAACAGCTGGCACAGGGCTCAAATTAA
- the dtd gene encoding D-aminoacyl-tRNA deacylase, with the protein MKAVIQRARDASVTVDKEIIGKINDGFVVLLGVTHEDTIEDVTYLVNKIIHLRIFEDENEKMNHSLLDVGGSILSISQFTLYGDTRKGRRPNFMQAAKPDYANELYETFNKMVREAGIKVETGKFGAMMDVQFTNVGPVTLIIDTKEK; encoded by the coding sequence ATGAAAGCAGTAATTCAACGAGCAAGAGATGCTAGTGTTACCGTAGACAAAGAAATAATCGGAAAAATTAACGATGGATTCGTAGTTCTTCTTGGTGTAACTCATGAAGATACTATTGAAGATGTAACATATTTAGTGAACAAAATCATTCATTTACGAATTTTTGAGGATGAAAATGAAAAAATGAACCATTCCTTACTTGATGTAGGTGGCAGTATATTGTCGATTTCACAGTTTACACTGTATGGAGATACACGGAAAGGGAGAAGACCTAACTTTATGCAAGCTGCAAAACCTGATTATGCCAATGAATTATATGAGACGTTTAATAAGATGGTAAGAGAAGCTGGGATAAAGGTGGAAACTGGGAAATTCGGTGCAATGATGGATGTTCAATTTACAAATGTTGGACCAGTAACACTAATTATTGATACTAAGGAAAAATAA
- a CDS encoding RelA/SpoT family protein, with the protein MAKDEIITIENIIQLASKYLIAEDIAFIQRAYDFAKDAHSEQFRKSGEPYIIHPVQVAGILTNLEMDAETIAGGFLHDVVEDTDVTLKDLEEVFNPEVAMLVDGVTKLGKIKYKSKELLQAENHRKMFVAMAKDIRVILIKLADRLHNMRTLKHLPPEKQRRISNETLEIFAPLAHRLGISTIKWELEDTALRYLNPQQYYRIVQLMKQKREERESYIKGVVEELNIQFDEVKIGAEISGRPKHLYSIYQKMVKQNKQFNEIYDLLAIRIIVNSIKDCYAVLGIIHTNWKPMPGRFKDYIAMPKQNLYQSLHTTVIGPKGDPLEVQIRTKEMHEIAEYGIAAHWAYKEGKQVKGGKKSFEEKLTWFREILEWQTDSHDAEEFIESLKVDLFSDMVYVFTPKGDVIELPAGSIPLDFAYKIHTEIGNKTIGAKINGKMEPLDYTLKNGDIIEVVTSNHSYGPSQDWLKMTQTTQAKSKIKQYFKKQRREENIVKGKEAVEKEIRALNIDPKEVLTADNMQRIFDRFNFAGEDDMFAAVGYQGITAALIATRLTDKVRQSQQKEQDLEKTIEEVKTDVSQNKPQKRDSGVQVKGVDNLLIRLAKCCNPVPGDEILGYITKGRGVSVHRADCPNVQTEEAKERYLQVEWENVQTDNLQYHVDLEVTAFDRRGLLNEVLQAVTEMKTNLTHVNGKSDRNKMAIIQITILIHNKGHLRKVVERIKQIKDVYSVTRTVH; encoded by the coding sequence ATGGCAAAAGATGAAATCATAACGATTGAAAACATCATACAGCTTGCAAGCAAATATCTAATTGCAGAGGATATTGCGTTTATTCAACGTGCATATGATTTTGCAAAGGATGCTCATAGTGAGCAATTTAGAAAGTCCGGAGAACCTTATATTATTCACCCGGTACAAGTGGCTGGTATTCTTACAAATTTAGAAATGGACGCCGAAACGATTGCTGGTGGATTTTTACATGATGTCGTCGAAGATACCGATGTTACATTAAAAGATTTAGAAGAAGTGTTTAATCCTGAAGTCGCAATGCTCGTTGATGGTGTAACTAAATTAGGGAAAATTAAATATAAATCGAAAGAACTATTGCAAGCAGAAAATCACCGTAAAATGTTTGTTGCTATGGCGAAGGATATTCGTGTTATTTTAATTAAACTAGCAGATCGTTTGCATAATATGCGTACATTAAAACACTTACCACCTGAAAAGCAACGTCGAATTTCAAACGAAACACTCGAAATATTTGCCCCATTAGCACATCGTTTAGGTATTTCTACAATAAAATGGGAATTAGAGGATACTGCATTACGATACTTAAATCCACAGCAATATTACCGCATTGTGCAATTAATGAAGCAAAAACGAGAAGAAAGAGAATCGTATATTAAGGGAGTCGTTGAGGAGCTAAATATACAGTTTGATGAAGTAAAAATTGGTGCTGAAATATCAGGGAGACCAAAGCATCTTTACAGTATTTATCAAAAGATGGTGAAGCAAAATAAGCAGTTTAACGAAATATACGATTTACTAGCTATACGGATTATCGTAAATAGTATTAAAGACTGCTATGCGGTACTTGGAATCATTCATACAAACTGGAAACCAATGCCGGGCAGGTTTAAAGATTATATAGCAATGCCAAAGCAGAATTTATACCAATCTTTGCATACCACAGTAATTGGTCCAAAAGGGGACCCATTAGAGGTACAAATTAGAACAAAAGAAATGCATGAAATTGCTGAATATGGAATTGCAGCTCACTGGGCCTATAAGGAAGGCAAACAGGTTAAAGGTGGAAAAAAATCGTTTGAAGAAAAACTTACATGGTTCCGAGAAATCCTTGAATGGCAAACAGATTCCCATGATGCCGAAGAGTTTATAGAATCATTAAAGGTCGATTTATTTTCAGATATGGTATATGTTTTTACACCTAAAGGCGATGTAATTGAGCTTCCAGCTGGATCGATACCCCTTGATTTTGCCTATAAAATCCATACGGAAATAGGGAATAAAACAATTGGTGCAAAGATAAATGGAAAAATGGAGCCGCTAGACTATACGTTGAAAAACGGCGATATTATTGAAGTTGTAACCTCTAACCACTCCTATGGCCCTTCTCAGGATTGGTTAAAAATGACGCAAACGACACAAGCAAAAAGTAAAATAAAGCAATACTTTAAAAAGCAACGAAGAGAAGAAAATATTGTTAAAGGTAAAGAAGCTGTAGAAAAAGAAATACGTGCTTTAAACATTGATCCAAAAGAAGTGCTAACAGCAGATAATATGCAGCGGATTTTTGACCGATTTAATTTTGCTGGAGAAGATGATATGTTTGCCGCTGTTGGCTATCAAGGAATTACAGCAGCTTTAATTGCTACAAGGCTAACAGACAAAGTCCGTCAATCACAGCAAAAAGAACAGGATCTGGAGAAAACCATTGAAGAGGTTAAAACGGATGTAAGTCAAAATAAGCCTCAGAAACGTGATTCTGGTGTACAAGTTAAAGGTGTCGATAATTTACTAATTCGTTTAGCAAAATGCTGCAATCCGGTGCCAGGAGACGAAATCCTTGGTTATATTACAAAGGGCAGAGGTGTGTCTGTTCATCGAGCTGATTGCCCGAATGTCCAAACAGAGGAAGCTAAAGAACGATATTTACAAGTAGAATGGGAAAATGTCCAAACCGATAATCTACAGTACCATGTTGATTTAGAAGTAACTGCATTTGACCGCCGAGGATTACTCAACGAGGTGTTACAAGCAGTAACGGAAATGAAGACGAACTTGACGCATGTAAATGGTAAATCGGATCGGAATAAAATGGCAATTATCCAGATTACGATTCTTATTCACAACAAAGGCCATCTACGCAAAGTCGTCGAGCGTATTAAGCAAATCAAAGACGTATATTCAGTGACGAGAACAGTACATTAA
- the cymR gene encoding cysteine metabolism transcriptional regulator CymR, with protein MKISTKGRYGLTIMIELAKNHGEGPMSLKAIAKENDLSEHYLEQLASPLRNAGLIKSIRGAYGGYVLAKEVKEITAGDIIRVLEGPITIVEGIEDEKPAQQALWLKIRDAIKNVLDNTTLDDLANHDSDEPQDAYMFYI; from the coding sequence ATGAAAATATCAACTAAAGGACGTTATGGCTTAACAATCATGATTGAATTAGCAAAGAATCATGGGGAAGGTCCGATGTCATTAAAAGCAATTGCAAAGGAGAATGATTTATCCGAGCATTATTTAGAGCAGCTTGCTTCACCACTGCGAAATGCCGGTTTAATCAAGAGTATCCGCGGAGCATATGGTGGTTACGTATTAGCAAAAGAAGTAAAAGAAATCACTGCTGGCGATATTATTCGAGTGCTCGAAGGACCGATAACAATTGTTGAAGGAATTGAAGACGAAAAACCAGCACAACAAGCGTTATGGTTAAAAATTCGGGACGCAATTAAAAATGTCTTAGACAATACAACACTGGACGACCTGGCAAATCACGATAGTGACGAACCGCAAGACGCTTATATGTTTTATATTTAG
- the aspS gene encoding aspartate--tRNA ligase translates to MSERILAGTLTETNIDQEVLLKGWVQKRRDLGGLIFIDLRDKSGLIQIVFNPDNSKEALEIAEKIRSEYVVEISGVVVSRDESTINPLMETGKIEVMASAISILNTSKTPPFAIQDETEVSEDLRLKYRYLDLRRAPLQETFKLRHKTTQAIHKFLDNEGFLEMETPILTKSTPEGARDYLVPSRVHPGEFYALPQSPQLFKQLIMMSGFEKYYQIARCFRDEDLRADRQPEFTQIDIETSFMTSDEIMEMTERMMQQVVKEVKQFDIELPLPRMPYDEAMDRFGSDKPDTRFGLELIHVSDILAKSTFKVFQGAIESGGRVALLNVKGEAANFSRKDIDKLTDFVKVYNAKGLAWLKVEGDELKGPIAKFITEEEKQGLVTRADAADGDLLLFVADKNAVVYDSLGALRLKLGKQLNLIDESKFNFLWVTDWPLLEYDEELGRYFAAHHPFTSPVIGDMDKLESEPGSVRANAYDLVLNGYELGGGSIRNHKKEQQDQMFKVLGFSEEEAKEQFGFLLEALEFGAPPHGGVALGLDRMIMLLAGRTNLRDTILFPKTASASDLLTNAPSEVSNAQLQELAIQLNKKND, encoded by the coding sequence ATGAGTGAGAGAATTTTAGCAGGCACACTTACAGAAACGAATATTGATCAAGAAGTTTTACTTAAAGGTTGGGTACAAAAACGTCGAGATTTAGGTGGATTAATTTTTATTGATCTTCGTGATAAGTCAGGACTTATACAAATTGTCTTCAATCCAGATAATTCAAAAGAAGCTTTAGAAATTGCTGAGAAAATTCGATCTGAGTATGTTGTTGAAATTAGTGGGGTAGTTGTATCACGTGATGAATCAACGATTAATCCATTAATGGAGACTGGTAAGATTGAGGTTATGGCTTCAGCAATTTCGATATTAAACACGTCAAAAACACCACCGTTCGCAATCCAAGATGAGACGGAAGTATCTGAAGATTTAAGACTTAAATATCGTTATTTAGACTTGAGAAGAGCACCATTACAGGAGACCTTTAAGCTTCGTCATAAGACAACACAAGCAATCCATAAGTTTTTAGATAATGAAGGATTTTTAGAAATGGAAACACCAATCTTAACTAAAAGTACACCAGAGGGTGCGAGAGATTATTTAGTACCGAGTCGTGTACACCCCGGTGAATTCTATGCTTTACCACAGTCGCCGCAATTATTTAAGCAGTTAATTATGATGAGTGGCTTTGAAAAATATTACCAAATTGCTCGTTGTTTCCGTGATGAGGACTTACGTGCAGACCGCCAGCCGGAATTTACACAAATCGACATCGAAACATCATTTATGACGAGTGACGAAATTATGGAAATGACAGAAAGAATGATGCAACAGGTAGTCAAAGAAGTGAAGCAATTTGATATCGAATTACCACTTCCAAGAATGCCTTATGACGAAGCGATGGACCGCTTTGGTTCGGATAAACCAGATACAAGATTTGGACTTGAGCTTATTCATGTTTCCGATATATTGGCGAAATCTACGTTTAAAGTTTTCCAAGGCGCAATTGAATCCGGCGGCAGGGTTGCATTATTAAACGTAAAGGGCGAGGCAGCAAACTTCTCTCGTAAAGATATTGATAAGCTAACCGATTTCGTTAAAGTATATAATGCAAAAGGACTTGCATGGTTAAAAGTTGAAGGTGATGAATTAAAAGGTCCGATTGCTAAATTCATTACGGAAGAAGAAAAACAAGGATTAGTAACACGTGCTGATGCTGCTGATGGCGACTTATTATTATTTGTAGCAGATAAGAATGCGGTTGTTTATGATAGTTTAGGAGCGCTTCGTTTAAAACTAGGAAAACAATTAAACCTAATCGATGAATCTAAATTTAATTTCCTATGGGTAACAGACTGGCCTTTACTCGAATATGATGAAGAGTTAGGAAGATACTTTGCTGCGCACCATCCATTTACATCTCCAGTTATTGGGGATATGGATAAATTAGAATCAGAGCCTGGAAGTGTTCGTGCAAACGCATATGACCTTGTGTTAAACGGATATGAATTAGGTGGGGGATCCATCCGTAATCATAAGAAGGAACAGCAGGATCAGATGTTTAAAGTATTAGGCTTCTCCGAGGAAGAAGCGAAAGAGCAATTTGGCTTCCTATTAGAAGCATTAGAATTCGGTGCACCACCACATGGAGGGGTAGCACTCGGATTAGACAGAATGATTATGCTGCTTGCTGGTAGAACAAATTTACGTGATACAATTCTATTCCCTAAAACTGCTTCTGCTTCTGATTTGTTAACGAATGCACCAAGCGAAGTAAGCAATGCACAATTGCAAGAACTAGCGATTCAATTAAATAAGAAAAATGACTAA